Genomic DNA from Ruminococcus sp. OA3:
TCACGTTTTTTCCGCTGAATCGCTTTTCTTTCAGGCGTTCATTAATCTTCTGCGCCTGTGCTTCGGCTCTTCCATCCATCCACATCACACAGTCTGTAAGGGGACTTCCATCCACATCTGTGAAAATAATGGTGGTTGCCGTCTGTGCGATCGCAATGCCCGCAATATCGGAGGGATCCACCTTTGTTTTTTCCAAAAGCTTCTTCGTCGCCTGACACATTGCATTCCAGTGTTCTTCCGGCTTTTGCTCCGCCCATCCGAACTTTGGGAAACAGGTAGGGTAAGGAGTATTTTCAATGCCGCATAACTCGAACTCCTGACTGGACAATGCCGCCTTGACGCTGCCCGACCCAAAATCATAAGTCAGATGGTATGTCATAATGTCATCCGCCTTTCTGTACGTTAGATTTCAATCACAACTTTTCCCGCCGTACCTTTTACCATCAGATCGATGCCATCCAGCAGCTGCTCAAGCGGCAGTCTGTGAGTAATCAGTTTATCGATTGGAATCAACTTGTTTTCTATAATCCTGATCGCCAGCGGGAAGGTTCCCTTCGTGATATAGGTCCCGCGGATCGTGAGTTCCTTTTCCGTGATCGGATACTGCGGGATCGTCACCTGCGCTGTCTGATTGACGCCGAACACCACAATCTGTCCTCCCTTTCGGGCAATCTGCAGTGCGACCGGGAGCATTACGCCGACTGCATCCACCACAATGTCTGCGCCTTCGGGTGCGTATGTTCGAAGTTCGGTCTCAAGGTCCGCCTCTTTAGGGTTAACGGTCACATCGCAGCCCAGCTTCAGGGCCAGATCCCTGCGGTATTCCATCGGCTCGGATACCGTCACGTGCGCACCTGCCGCTTTGTAAAGCATCGCAAAGATCAAACCGATTGGACCTCCGCCCAGCACGACAACCTCATCGCCGGGCTTGGCTTTTACCGTCGTGGTTCCGTTCAGCACACACGCCAGCGGCTCTGTCAGCGCTCCGATATAAGAAGGCACCTCGCTGTCGATCACGTAGACCATCCGCTCCTCGATACAGAGGTACTCAGCCATCGCGCCGTCTATACGGTCGCCGATATGACGGAAGTTTTCACACAGATTGATATGTCCGGTACGGCACGGTTCACATTTTCCGCACCAGATATTCGGATGAACCACAACCTTGTCCCCGACCTTGCAATTTGTCACATCCTCGCCCACTTCCTCGACAATACCGCAGCCCTCGTGGCCTACGACGATTCCGTCCACGAAGTCAAACGCCGGAGGGTTTGCCAGTGCCCGCACATCCGTACCGCAGATGCTTACCGCCTCAATGCGGATCAGCACCTCATCCGGTCTTGTGATCTGAGGCTTCGGCACCTGAACGATGGGACATCTCTCCTGTCCGACGCCATTTTTATTAAATTTCGTTCCACGCATCATTTCCATCATAACAGCCCTCCCTGTTCCACAATATCACGGTGATGTCCGCTTGTTCCGAACAGGCGCAGCTTCTTCTTCGCTACCTCCTTCACCTGTTGGCGGGCATACGCCGAGCAGACTCTTGGTTCTTTCTCACCTTTGTTAAACATTTCCTTCATGGCACCGGACCACGCATATTTCAGTTCTGTTCCCACATTGATCTTGCTGATGCCGCAGGAAATCGCCTCGCGGATCATCTCATCCGGGGTTCCGGAACCGCCGTGCAGTACCAGCGGCACATCCACAGCCGCCCTGATCTCCCTGATCCGCTCAAAATTGATCTTTGGCGGTTTCGTATAGACACCGTGAGCGGTTCCTACCGCCGGCGCAAGGGAACTTACTTTCGTCTCCTCCACCATGCGCACACAGTCTTCCACTCTTGCGGTTTCATCACCGTCATCCATCTGGTCATCATCCACGCCGACCCGGAAGATTCTTCCAAGTTCCGCCTCTGTATAGATTCCGGCTGATTTCGCCACCTTTACCACCGATTTTGTCAGTGCGATATTCTCATCCAGCGGCAGCGCGGAACCGTCCACCATCACGGAAGTATAATCACTGCCAATGCAGCGCATGATCAGCTCATAGTCCGTCGCATGGTCCAGATGCAGGTACGCACACGTCCTGCTCTGTGCGATCGCCTCCAGACTCGCCTTTGCCAGAACCTCATTGTGCAGGAATGGAACGTATGCACTGTACGGCTGTACGATCACAGGCGCGTCCTCCTCCTCAGCTGCTTCCAGTACTGCGAACAGTACATCCAGATTGTAATAGTTAAATGCCGGTACCGCGTAACCTTTATTCCGTGCGTCCGTCATCATTACTTTAGGTGAAGCCAACATTTTCAACACACTCCTTCTCTACCGGCTGTGGTCTTTGATCAGCACAACCGTCGTTTTTATGTCATTGTCTGCCTGTATTCCCATGTCACAGAGCATCGGTCCAACCTCTGTGGGCTCGGCGTCTCCCGGCAAAATGGTATTCAATTTTCCTCCCATGAAGAAGATGTATTCTCTTCCCCGTTCACGGGCGAGCTCCAGCAGCTGTTTTCCGTAATCCAGCGCCTGGCCGTTGTGACAGCTGACGCCCACGTATGGAGTCCCGTCTTCATCCGCAGCATCCAGCAGGTCGATGGGGTCCATATCCACTCCGATATTGATCGTAACCGCTCCCATCT
This window encodes:
- a CDS encoding alcohol dehydrogenase catalytic domain-containing protein yields the protein MMEMMRGTKFNKNGVGQERCPIVQVPKPQITRPDEVLIRIEAVSICGTDVRALANPPAFDFVDGIVVGHEGCGIVEEVGEDVTNCKVGDKVVVHPNIWCGKCEPCRTGHINLCENFRHIGDRIDGAMAEYLCIEERMVYVIDSEVPSYIGALTEPLACVLNGTTTVKAKPGDEVVVLGGGPIGLIFAMLYKAAGAHVTVSEPMEYRRDLALKLGCDVTVNPKEADLETELRTYAPEGADIVVDAVGVMLPVALQIARKGGQIVVFGVNQTAQVTIPQYPITEKELTIRGTYITKGTFPLAIRIIENKLIPIDKLITHRLPLEQLLDGIDLMVKGTAGKVVIEI
- a CDS encoding class II fructose-bisphosphate aldolase gives rise to the protein MLASPKVMMTDARNKGYAVPAFNYYNLDVLFAVLEAAEEEDAPVIVQPYSAYVPFLHNEVLAKASLEAIAQSRTCAYLHLDHATDYELIMRCIGSDYTSVMVDGSALPLDENIALTKSVVKVAKSAGIYTEAELGRIFRVGVDDDQMDDGDETARVEDCVRMVEETKVSSLAPAVGTAHGVYTKPPKINFERIREIRAAVDVPLVLHGGSGTPDEMIREAISCGISKINVGTELKYAWSGAMKEMFNKGEKEPRVCSAYARQQVKEVAKKKLRLFGTSGHHRDIVEQGGLL